A stretch of the Coprobacillus cateniformis genome encodes the following:
- a CDS encoding AEC family transporter — MEIVNLQIQIFLLLAVGYILAKKNFLSKETRTQMTNIVLMVMLPCSIVMSFQIDLTDKVIQSTISVLFISICIQFFYGFLNKILYNRYSQDKKICLQYGTMVSNAGFMGMPIAQGVFGDIGLLYASVFLIPQRIFMWSSGLSLFTTVDRKNLWKQVMTHPCIIAIYFGVGVMIMKYFGLEMPMPLQITLSSIGSCSTAMSMFVIGGILSDVDRQQLFDKEICLYSFYRLILIPVMIMIILRLLHLDILSSNVCILLSAMPAASTTAMLAQKYNQNAEFASRMVFISTLFSLITLPIMTLLFQWG; from the coding sequence ATGGAAATTGTCAATTTACAAATCCAAATTTTTTTATTGTTAGCAGTAGGTTATATCCTCGCAAAGAAGAATTTTTTGAGTAAAGAGACAAGAACACAAATGACAAATATTGTTTTAATGGTTATGTTACCTTGTTCAATAGTTATGTCTTTTCAAATTGATTTAACAGATAAAGTCATTCAATCAACGATTTCAGTTTTATTCATTTCTATTTGTATTCAGTTCTTTTATGGGTTTTTAAATAAAATTCTCTACAATCGTTATAGCCAGGATAAGAAGATTTGTTTGCAATATGGAACAATGGTTTCAAATGCTGGATTTATGGGGATGCCTATAGCTCAAGGTGTGTTTGGAGATATTGGCTTACTGTATGCATCGGTATTCTTAATTCCACAAAGAATTTTTATGTGGTCTTCTGGCCTTTCTTTATTTACGACTGTTGATCGTAAAAATTTATGGAAGCAAGTTATGACACATCCCTGTATTATTGCTATTTATTTTGGAGTTGGTGTTATGATTATGAAATATTTTGGTTTAGAAATGCCTATGCCATTGCAGATAACTCTTTCAAGTATTGGAAGCTGTAGTACAGCTATGAGTATGTTTGTTATTGGAGGAATTCTTTCTGATGTTGATCGTCAACAACTTTTTGATAAAGAGATATGTTTATATAGTTTTTATCGCTTGATTCTTATTCCGGTTATGATTATGATTATTTTAAGGTTATTGCATTTAGATATATTATCATCAAACGTTTGTATTTTGCTATCTGCTATGCCAGCTGCTAGTACAACGGCGATGTTAGCACAAAAGTATAATCAAAATGCTGAATTTGCATCTAGAATGGTTTTTATTTCAACTCTTTTCTCATTAATTACATTACCAATAATGACATTATTATTTCAATGGGGCTAA
- a CDS encoding GNAT family N-acetyltransferase encodes MKLCFKNMDKKDLDKAAKLFQVAFQQAPWNENWTYQQSFERLSEIMSTHSSIGYVIYDNELLIGMLLGRVLPYLDDYELIIEEVCIAQGYQGQNLGSRLLDYTKQQCLQKNITHISLNTIRGFLSDVFYQKNGFYEKTDIVCMGCQLEGE; translated from the coding sequence ATGAAATTATGTTTTAAAAATATGGATAAAAAAGATTTAGATAAGGCTGCAAAACTTTTTCAAGTGGCTTTTCAGCAAGCACCGTGGAATGAGAATTGGACCTATCAGCAGTCTTTTGAAAGATTGTCAGAGATTATGAGTACACATTCATCAATAGGGTATGTTATATATGATAATGAATTATTAATAGGTATGTTATTGGGACGTGTTCTACCATATTTAGATGATTATGAGTTAATTATTGAAGAAGTATGTATTGCTCAGGGATATCAAGGACAAAATTTGGGTAGTCGTTTATTAGATTATACTAAACAGCAATGTTTACAAAAGAATATTACGCATATATCCTTGAATACGATAAGAGGTTTTTTAAGTGATGTTTTCTATCAAAAAAATGGTTTTTATGAGAAAACAGATATTGTTTGTATGGGGTGTCAATTAGAGGGGGAATAA
- a CDS encoding AraC family transcriptional regulator gives MKWNDRFHEVIEYIEICLQQYHEDISVKDIESIMDCSYDLFQKMFSYQCGLGFSEYIRNRKMTLAGYDLKSTDLKVIEISYKYGYESPTSFTKAFQTFHGVSPSIARKNEVMLKTYPKMKLNLKKSYPWFLERKEKMRIIGKSIELVKEDLNNEQLIPAFWSQCFQDGTFAQLVEMDESSRKGCFGLFCNHQDKTKIKYMLGVISSCQNDHYETYTLPHATWAVFECCGRMPQAIQDGWRYLEQEWFAEYPFQHAGYPEMEWHSQGNGFSDNYLSEIWIPIIEEENENGSFGLL, from the coding sequence ATGAAGTGGAATGATCGCTTTCACGAAGTTATTGAGTATATTGAGATATGTCTTCAACAGTACCATGAAGATATTAGTGTAAAAGATATAGAAAGCATTATGGATTGTTCTTATGATTTGTTTCAGAAAATGTTTAGTTACCAATGCGGTCTTGGTTTTTCTGAATATATCCGAAATCGTAAAATGACATTAGCTGGATATGATTTAAAGAGCACAGATTTGAAAGTGATCGAAATCAGTTACAAATATGGATATGAATCACCAACATCCTTTACAAAAGCTTTTCAGACATTTCATGGTGTTTCACCATCGATTGCAAGAAAGAATGAAGTTATGTTAAAAACGTATCCTAAGATGAAATTGAATTTGAAGAAATCTTATCCTTGGTTTCTTGAACGTAAAGAGAAGATGCGAATTATTGGAAAAAGCATTGAATTGGTAAAGGAAGATTTGAATAACGAACAACTCATTCCAGCTTTTTGGAGTCAATGTTTTCAGGATGGAACATTTGCTCAACTGGTAGAAATGGATGAGTCTAGTCGCAAAGGATGTTTTGGTTTGTTTTGTAATCATCAAGATAAGACAAAGATAAAATATATGCTTGGGGTTATTTCTTCTTGTCAGAATGATCATTATGAGACATATACGCTTCCACATGCAACATGGGCGGTTTTTGAATGTTGTGGAAGAATGCCACAAGCTATTCAAGATGGATGGAGATATCTGGAACAAGAATGGTTTGCTGAGTATCCATTTCAACATGCTGGTTATCCAGAAATGGAATGGCATAGTCAGGGTAATGGTTTTAGTGATAATTATTTAAGTGAAATATGGATACCTATTATTGAGGAGGAAAATGAAAATGGTTCATTTGGTTTATTGTGA
- a CDS encoding GNAT family N-acetyltransferase, with protein sequence MKVRLAQLEDLSKIIAIEKICFPIAEAATEKQFHERFESFGDCFLVAEDHGVVVGFINGCATSQPYLPDELYYDASLHISRGAYQTVFGLDVLPEYRQQGVARKLLNALIDLAQDRGQKGVVLTCKDHLIGYYQSFGFVHQGVSTSQHGGAIWNDMLLEFERMNK encoded by the coding sequence ATGAAAGTGAGATTAGCACAGTTGGAAGATTTATCAAAGATTATAGCAATTGAAAAAATTTGTTTTCCTATTGCTGAAGCAGCAACTGAAAAGCAATTTCATGAACGTTTTGAATCATTTGGAGATTGTTTTTTAGTGGCTGAAGATCATGGAGTTGTGGTTGGATTTATTAATGGGTGTGCAACTTCTCAACCTTATTTGCCAGATGAACTTTATTATGATGCTTCATTACATATTTCTCGAGGTGCCTATCAAACTGTTTTTGGATTAGATGTGCTGCCTGAATATAGGCAACAGGGAGTGGCTCGTAAATTATTGAATGCATTGATTGATTTGGCACAAGATAGGGGACAAAAAGGTGTTGTTTTAACTTGTAAAGACCATTTAATTGGATACTATCAATCATTTGGCTTTGTTCATCAAGGGGTGTCGACTTCACAGCATGGTGGGGCGATTTGGAATGATATGTTACTTGAGTTTGAGAGAATGAATAAATAG
- a CDS encoding bifunctional diguanylate cyclase/phosphodiesterase, translating into MKQKQTMGIYTCIWIVAIVILIVSLFQNLGYAKVINYSGIVRGATQKLVKEELQCDKDDTLIVYLDNLLDELQTGHGEHGLMKLEDKVYQQELNEMNVMWQEIKLEIQNVRHGQSSKKLYQLSQEYFQKADHMVATAQNISDQSLAQSIVMFFLYLLMTGGIFLFWYRHKQKQIQKVMYIDKLTGIYNLLSFEIEVQKQIENQKEFSYVLICFDIDDFKFYNTIYGYAFGDKMLQSIAKGLQLFINHNGICARSNSDCFYALVSYHDGIAEDLRDYLKVVMKEDLELDIIDDLTMSFGMYMVTQNEVAQDILDYALLAHKNAKAIGKNCMIWYDQNLLDRLNQDNLILKQMHRALAQHQFQMYLQPQFEVSTLKIIGAEALVRWKMDNGTFLYPDDFISLFEKDGYIYELDFEILEQACRFIKTYNVASDFSISVNFSRVTIHHKQFYQRLHDVLEKYKTPIGNIEIEITESAFHDLSNGSRAILLKLREEGFTIAMDDFGSGYSSLNLLDSISVDVLKIDKFFLVERSQKREMIIGLIVDIAKTLDMKVICEGVETEDDIDLLRKLNCPLGQGYYISKPILAQQFAEQFLNHEREIHG; encoded by the coding sequence ATGAAACAGAAGCAGACTATGGGTATATATACATGTATTTGGATAGTGGCAATTGTCATTTTAATTGTTTCATTATTCCAAAATCTTGGATATGCAAAAGTCATTAATTATAGTGGAATTGTTAGAGGGGCTACACAAAAACTTGTCAAAGAAGAATTGCAGTGTGATAAGGATGATACTTTAATTGTCTATTTGGATAATTTATTAGATGAACTACAAACTGGTCATGGTGAACATGGTCTCATGAAATTAGAGGATAAAGTTTATCAGCAGGAACTTAATGAAATGAATGTAATGTGGCAAGAAATAAAATTAGAAATTCAAAATGTTCGTCATGGTCAGTCATCAAAAAAACTCTATCAATTAAGCCAGGAATATTTTCAAAAAGCTGATCATATGGTTGCTACTGCTCAAAATATATCTGATCAGAGCTTAGCACAATCAATTGTTATGTTTTTTCTTTATTTACTCATGACAGGTGGAATTTTCTTATTTTGGTATCGGCATAAACAAAAGCAAATTCAGAAAGTTATGTATATTGATAAATTAACAGGTATTTATAATCTGCTTTCTTTTGAAATAGAAGTACAAAAACAAATTGAAAATCAAAAGGAGTTTTCCTATGTTCTGATTTGTTTTGATATAGATGATTTTAAGTTTTATAATACTATATATGGTTATGCGTTTGGTGATAAAATGTTGCAGTCCATTGCAAAAGGATTACAATTATTTATTAATCATAATGGAATTTGTGCTCGAAGTAATAGTGATTGTTTTTATGCATTGGTTTCTTATCATGATGGCATTGCTGAAGATTTGAGGGATTATTTGAAAGTTGTGATGAAAGAAGATTTAGAATTGGATATTATTGATGATCTAACAATGAGTTTTGGTATGTATATGGTTACTCAAAATGAAGTTGCTCAAGATATTCTAGACTATGCTTTATTGGCTCATAAGAATGCGAAAGCTATTGGTAAGAATTGCATGATTTGGTATGATCAAAATTTATTAGATAGATTGAATCAGGATAATCTTATTTTAAAGCAAATGCATCGTGCTTTGGCACAACATCAATTTCAGATGTATTTACAACCTCAATTTGAAGTCTCAACATTAAAAATTATAGGGGCAGAAGCCTTGGTCCGTTGGAAAATGGATAATGGCACATTCTTATATCCGGATGATTTTATATCACTATTTGAAAAAGACGGGTATATATATGAGTTGGATTTTGAAATTTTAGAACAAGCCTGTCGTTTTATTAAAACATATAATGTTGCATCTGATTTTTCGATTTCTGTTAATTTTTCAAGAGTGACAATTCATCATAAGCAATTTTATCAACGTTTACATGATGTATTGGAAAAATATAAAACTCCTATTGGAAATATTGAAATTGAGATAACTGAAAGTGCATTTCACGATTTATCAAACGGAAGTCGAGCAATTTTGTTGAAATTAAGGGAAGAAGGCTTTACAATAGCAATGGATGATTTTGGGTCAGGTTATTCATCCCTTAACTTGTTAGATTCAATATCAGTTGATGTTTTAAAGATTGATAAGTTCTTTTTGGTAGAGCGTAGTCAAAAAAGAGAAATGATTATTGGCTTAATTGTTGATATAGCTAAGACGTTAGATATGAAAGTTATTTGTGAGGGTGTGGAAACTGAAGATGATATTGACTTATTGAGAAAATTAAACTGTCCTTTAGGACAAGGATATTACATTTCTAAACCAATATTAGCTCAGCAGTTTGCTGAACAATTTTTAAATCATGAGAGAGAGATTCATGGATAA
- the dnaK gene encoding molecular chaperone DnaK, translated as MGKIIGIDLGTTNSCMAFIENGKTTIIPNSEGMKTTPSVVAFTKDGKRLVGENAKRQAVTNPQQTISSIKREIGTRYTKRIDQKDYTPQEISAMILQKLKMDAESYLNEDVTQAVITVPAYFNDAQRQATKDAGRIAGLEVLRIINEPTAAALAYGLENSYGQKIMVFDLGGGTFDVSIIEIGNGVIEVLSTSGDNHLGGDDFNQCLAQYIHKEFQKREGIDLSHDMVAMQRIEEAAEKAKIELSTMTSATISLPFITTTAQGPKNIDMTISRSQFNQLTQQLVERTILPMQNALNDARLLPAELDKIILVGGSSRIPAVQDKIKEVTGITPSQSLNPDECVAMGAGIQGGKLSGDVSAMGSYDVLLLDVMPLTLSIETVGGVATPLIDRNTTIPTSHSQVFTTSSNFQTQVEINVLQGERPLARDNKSLGKFKLKKIKRAMRGVPQIEVTFEIDANGIVNVTAKDLASGNMQSMTIENDTHMSDDDIERAIHEAEQFAQQDAILKERLIFKNEVETLIMQVDSGLSQHGKELDKTVKSQIKDELSQFKKMTKKVDFETCSDIEYESIRTAKMNLENVAAVLLSMQS; from the coding sequence ATGGGTAAAATTATTGGTATTGATTTAGGAACAACAAATAGTTGTATGGCGTTTATCGAAAATGGTAAAACAACAATTATTCCAAACAGTGAAGGAATGAAAACAACACCAAGTGTTGTGGCTTTTACAAAGGATGGAAAACGTTTGGTAGGTGAAAATGCGAAACGTCAAGCTGTGACAAATCCACAACAGACGATTTCTTCAATTAAAAGAGAAATTGGGACAAGATATACAAAAAGAATTGATCAAAAAGATTATACTCCACAGGAAATCTCTGCTATGATCTTACAAAAGTTGAAAATGGATGCTGAGTCTTATTTAAATGAAGATGTTACGCAAGCAGTTATTACAGTTCCTGCTTATTTTAATGATGCTCAAAGACAAGCTACAAAAGATGCTGGGCGTATTGCAGGATTGGAAGTTTTAAGAATTATCAATGAACCTACTGCTGCTGCTTTGGCTTATGGTCTAGAGAATAGTTATGGTCAAAAAATTATGGTTTTTGATTTAGGTGGAGGAACATTTGATGTTTCTATTATCGAAATTGGAAATGGCGTTATTGAAGTTTTATCAACATCTGGTGATAATCATTTGGGTGGTGATGATTTTAATCAATGTTTGGCACAATATATTCATAAAGAATTTCAAAAAAGAGAAGGCATTGACTTATCGCACGATATGGTTGCTATGCAACGTATTGAAGAAGCAGCCGAAAAAGCAAAGATCGAATTATCAACAATGACTTCTGCTACAATTTCTTTACCATTTATTACAACAACGGCACAAGGACCTAAAAATATCGATATGACAATTTCTCGATCACAATTCAATCAATTAACACAACAACTTGTTGAACGTACAATCTTGCCAATGCAGAATGCACTAAATGATGCAAGGTTATTACCTGCTGAATTAGATAAAATCATTTTGGTTGGTGGTTCATCAAGAATACCAGCTGTTCAAGATAAGATTAAAGAAGTGACTGGAATCACACCAAGTCAGTCATTAAATCCTGATGAATGTGTTGCTATGGGGGCTGGCATTCAAGGTGGAAAATTATCTGGCGATGTTTCAGCAATGGGAAGTTATGATGTGTTATTATTAGATGTTATGCCGTTAACATTGTCGATTGAGACTGTTGGTGGTGTTGCAACACCACTCATTGATAGAAATACAACAATTCCAACAAGTCATAGCCAAGTGTTTACAACTTCATCAAATTTCCAAACACAAGTAGAAATTAATGTTTTACAAGGTGAACGACCATTAGCAAGAGATAATAAAAGTTTAGGAAAGTTTAAATTGAAGAAAATCAAACGTGCAATGAGGGGAGTCCCACAAATTGAAGTGACTTTTGAGATTGATGCAAATGGTATTGTGAATGTCACTGCTAAAGATTTAGCTAGTGGAAATATGCAAAGTATGACAATTGAAAATGATACACATATGTCTGACGATGATATTGAAAGGGCAATTCATGAAGCAGAACAATTTGCACAACAAGATGCTATTCTTAAAGAAAGATTAATTTTTAAGAATGAAGTTGAAACTCTTATTATGCAAGTTGATTCAGGGTTATCTCAACATGGTAAAGAATTAGATAAGACTGTTAAATCACAGATCAAGGATGAATTATCACAATTTAAGAAAATGACAAAGAAAGTTGATTTTGAGACTTGTAGTGATATTGAATATGAATCTATAAGAACTGCTAAAATGAATTTAGAAAATGTAGCTGCTGTACTTTTATCGATGCAGTCATAA
- a CDS encoding J domain-containing protein, which yields MDPYQVLGVSSSASDDEVKKAYRELSKKYHPDANINSVHQAEYTEKFKQVQNAYKTIMDGRKRGFTNQNYGGTQANGQSGQSTYQYNGNEQAAFNDAAAYINARRFQDALNVLEQLRTRNAMWFYYSAVAMNGIGNNITALEYAQTAAQMEPGNLQYLFLVQQLQSSQGQYRTGQQTYGSPYAGMANCCYSILMFQLCSACCCR from the coding sequence ATGGATCCATATCAAGTGTTAGGTGTATCATCAAGTGCTAGTGATGACGAAGTCAAAAAAGCATATCGTGAGTTAAGTAAAAAATATCACCCAGATGCTAATATTAATAGTGTTCATCAGGCTGAATACACTGAAAAATTTAAACAGGTTCAAAATGCGTATAAAACTATTATGGATGGTCGTAAACGAGGGTTTACAAATCAAAATTATGGTGGAACACAAGCGAATGGTCAATCTGGCCAGTCAACTTATCAGTATAATGGAAATGAACAGGCTGCCTTTAATGATGCAGCAGCCTATATTAATGCTAGACGTTTTCAGGATGCTTTAAATGTTTTGGAGCAATTGAGAACGCGTAATGCAATGTGGTTTTATTATAGTGCTGTTGCCATGAATGGTATTGGTAATAATATTACAGCTTTAGAATATGCACAAACAGCGGCGCAAATGGAACCTGGAAACTTACAATATTTATTCTTGGTTCAACAATTACAATCAAGTCAAGGACAATATCGTACAGGTCAACAGACATATGGTTCACCATATGCTGGTATGGCAAACTGCTGTTATAGTATTTTAATGTTTCAATTATGTTCAGCTTGCTGCTGTAGATAA
- a CDS encoding DUF5685 family protein: MFGYVVINKPELKFKEFDIYHSFYCGLCQTLKEKYGYKGQVSLNYDLTFVALLLNGLYEPETKQEMSHCLLHPIHKYLKSFNECIDYAAQMTIVLTYYKCEDDWLDEKRVSRNIYKKWIEKCYLKIKDEYPDKIEKIENCLRQIHQYENQKMHNLDEISQYFGQVMGEICAYKDDEWRDDLYELGFYLGKFIYFMDAYDDIEDDIKKKRYNPFLDDYKRDDFDDYCYSILEMMISKSAEVFECLPIIENAPLMRNILYSGVWLKYEIKRNKKAEDKK, from the coding sequence ATGTTTGGATATGTTGTCATTAATAAACCAGAATTAAAGTTTAAAGAGTTTGATATCTATCATTCTTTTTATTGTGGATTATGTCAAACATTAAAAGAGAAATATGGTTATAAAGGGCAGGTATCTTTAAACTATGATTTAACATTTGTAGCCTTGTTGCTGAATGGTTTATATGAACCAGAAACAAAACAAGAAATGTCTCATTGCTTATTGCATCCTATTCATAAATATTTGAAAAGTTTTAATGAATGTATTGATTATGCGGCACAAATGACAATCGTTTTAACTTATTATAAGTGTGAGGATGATTGGTTGGATGAGAAGCGTGTTTCAAGGAATATTTATAAGAAATGGATTGAGAAATGTTATTTAAAAATAAAAGATGAATATCCAGATAAGATTGAGAAAATTGAGAATTGTCTGAGACAAATTCATCAATATGAAAATCAGAAGATGCATAATTTAGATGAAATATCTCAATACTTTGGTCAGGTTATGGGTGAGATTTGTGCTTATAAGGATGATGAATGGCGTGATGATTTATATGAATTGGGATTTTATCTAGGGAAATTCATTTATTTTATGGATGCTTATGATGATATTGAAGATGACATAAAAAAGAAACGATATAACCCTTTCTTGGATGATTATAAAAGAGATGATTTTGATGATTATTGTTATTCTATTTTAGAAATGATGATTTCAAAATCAGCTGAAGTGTTTGAATGTTTACCGATTATAGAAAATGCACCATTAATGAGAAATATCTTATATAGTGGTGTTTGGCTGAAATATGAAATAAAAAGGAACAAAAAAGCGGAGGATAAGAAGTAA